Proteins encoded together in one Lathyrus oleraceus cultivar Zhongwan6 chromosome 5, CAAS_Psat_ZW6_1.0, whole genome shotgun sequence window:
- the LOC127081039 gene encoding uncharacterized protein LOC127081039 yields the protein MVRNRVNFGLKRPNYSSPLSEYILQEEAPPKTKIPKFTKFARDTSESTIEHVARYLIEAGDMSNNESPRINFFPSSLTKNAFTWFTTLPQSLIHTWNQLERMFHEQFYMGQTKISLKELASIKLKFTEPIDDYLIRFRLLKASCFTQIPEHELVEMATGGLDYSIRKKLNTQYLRDMAQLDDRVQQLERLKEEKARENKGERVAYVDFRNDDESAFHGLSDFVNNEINLAELTQGPPYACKVLAPSNGKNHVEPEKSDKFLKKTYMFDVTKCDEIFDLLVKDGQMIVPLGDKVRPKKQRKKRRFCKYHGFLGHKMSQ from the coding sequence ATGGTTCGAAATAGGGTAAATTTCGGCCTTAAAAGGCCAAATTATTCGTCACCTTTGTCAGAGTATATCTTACAGGAAGAAGCACCCCCTAAAAccaaaatccccaaattcaccAAGTTTGCTAGGGATACTAGTGAGTCTACTATTGAGCATGTGGCGAGATATTTAATCGAGGCTGGAGATATGTCAAATAATGAGAGCCCTAGGATAAATTTTTTTCCAAGTTCTCTCACAAAGAATGCTTTCACATGGTTCACAACCTTGCCCCAAAGTTTGATCCACACTTGGAACCAACTGGAAAGAatgttccatgaacagttttacatggGGCAAACGAAGATAAGTTTGAAAGAGTTGGCTAGTATCAAATTAAAGTTCACTgagccaattgatgactatctAATTAGGTTTCGATTACTCAAAGCTAGCTGTTTTACACAAATACCAGAGCATGAACTAGTCGAAATGGCCACTGGGGGCCTTGACTATTCGATTAGAAAGAAATTAAATACTCAGTACCTAAGGGACATGGCCCAATTGGATGACAGGGTTCAACAATTAGAACGTTTGAAGGAAGAAAAGGCTAGGGAAAATAAAGGTGAAAGGGTAGCCTATGTCGATTTCAGGAATGATGACGAAAGTGCATTTCATGGGCTTTCAGACTTCGTCAACAATGAGATAAACCTTGCTGAATTGACGCAAGGGCCACCATATGCGTGCAAAGTTTTAGCACCTTCTAATGGGAAAAATCATGTCGAACCTGAAAAGAGTGACAAATTTCTAAAGAAAACTTATATGTTCGACGTTACAAAATGTGACGAAATTTTTGACTTATTAGTCAAAGATGGTCAAATGATAGTACCACTGGGTGATAAAGTACGCCCTAAGAAgcaaagaaagaaaagaaggtTTTGCAAATACCATGGTTTTTTGGGTCATAAAATGTCTCAATAg